GCCTCGCCCCCACGGAGGCCTGAGAATTTTGTCTGTGAACGGAGCGAACCCGCTTCGTGACGCACAGGACCGGCGGCTCCCGCGCATCGCGGGGCCGTCCGGCCTGGTCATTTTCGGCGTTACGGGTGACCTGTCGCGCAAGAAGCTGATGCCCGCCGTCTACGACCTGGCGAACCGCGGCCTGCTGCCTCCGGGCTTCTCGCTGATCGGTTTCGCCCGGCGCGAGTGGCAGGACGAGGATTTCGCACAGGAGGTGCACGACGCGGTCAAGCAGCACGCCCGCACGCCCTTCCGTGAGGAGGTCTGGCAGCAGCTGGTGCAGGGCTGCCGGTTCGTCCAGGGCGACTTCGACGACGACGAGGCGTTCGAGACGCTGAAGTCGACGATCGAGGAACTGGACAAGGCGCAGGGCACGGGCGGCAACTTCGCCTTCTACCTGTCCGTCCCGCCGAAGTTCTTCCCCAAGGTCGTCGCCCAGCTCAAGAAGCACGGGCTGGCGGACCAGAAGGAGGGTTCCTGGCGGCGCGCCGTCATCGAGAAGCCGTTCGGTCACGACCTGACCAGTGCCCAGGAGCTCAACCAGCTGGTCCACGACGTCTTCCCGCCCAACGAGGTCTTCCGGATCGACCACTACCTCGGCAAGGAGACCGTCCAGAACATCCTGGCGCTCCGCTTCGCGAACACGATGTTCGAGCCGATCTGGAACCGGTCGTACGTCGACCACGTGCAGATCACCATGGCCGAGGACATCGGCATCGGCGGCCGGGCCGGGTACTACGACGGCATCGGCGCCGCGCGCGACGTCATCCAGAACCACCTGCTCCAGCTGCTCGCGCTGACCGCGATGGAGGAGCCCGGCTCCTTCCACCCGAAGGCGCTCGTGGCAGAGAAGCTCAAGGTCCTCACGGCCGTGGAGCTTCCCGAGGACCTGGGCAAGCACACGGTGCGCGGCCAGTACTCGGCGGCGTGGCAGGGCGGCGAGAAGGTCGTCGGCTACCTCGAAGAGGACGGCATCGACCCCAAGTCGAAGACCGACACCTACGCCGCGATCCGCCTGGAGATCAACAACCGCCGCTGGGCGGGCGTGCCGTTCTACCTGCGGACGGGCAAGCGCCTGGGCCGCCGGGTGACGGAGATCGCGGTGGTCTTCAAGCGGGCTCCGTACCTGCCGTTCGAGTCGGGCGCGACCGAGGAGCTGGGGCAGAACGCCCTGGTCATCCGGGTCCAGCCGGACGAAGGCGTGACGGTCCGCTTCGGCTCCAAGGTTCCGGGCACCTCCATGGAGGTCCGGGACGTCACGATGGACTTCGCCTACGGCGAGTCCTTCACGGAGTCGAGCCCCGAGGCGTACGAGCGGCTGATCCTGGACGTCCTCCTGGGCGACGCGAACCTCTTCCCGCGCCACCAGGAGGTCGAGCTGTCCTGGAACATCCTCGACCCGATCGAGAAGTACTGGGACACGCACGGCAAGCCCGCGCAGTACCCCTCGGGCACCTGGGGACCGGTCGAGGCGGACGAGATGCTCGCACGAGACGGACGGAGCTGGCGCCGGCCATGAAGATCGACCTCACGGAGACCACCTCCAGCAAGATCAACGCCGCGTTGGTGCAGGCGCGCCGGGACATCGGCACGCCGGCCATCGGCATGGTCCTCACGCTGGTGATCGTGACCGACGAGGAGAACGCGTACGACGCGCTCAAGTCGGCCACCGACGCGGCCCACGAGCACCCCTCGCGGATCCTCGTCGTGATCAAGCGGGTCAGCCGCTCGCCCCGCAGTCGCCGTGATGCCCGGCTCGACGCGGAAATCCGCGTCGGGGCGGACTCCGGCTCTGGCGAAACGGTTGTGCTGCGGCTGCACGGGGAGCTGGTGGACCACGCGCAGTCGGTGGTCCTCCCGCTGCTGCTGCCGGACGCCCCGGTGGTCGTGTGGTGGCCGCAGGGCGCGCCGGCAAACCTGGCGGGCGACCCGCTGGGGGCCCTGGGCCAGCGCCGGATCACGGACACCTACGCGTCCGAAGAGCCCGTCGGGGCCCTCGCCGGCCGGGCGGCCGCCTACGCGCCCGGCGACACGGACCTGTCCTGGACCCGGATCACACCGTGGCGTTCGATGCTGGCGGCCGCGCTCGACCAGCAGAAGGCGCTGCGGATCGTCTCCGCCACGGTCGAGGGCGAGGACGAGAACCCGAGCTGCGAGCTGCTGGCCATGTGGCTGGCGGACCGCCTGGAGGTCCCCGTCAAGCGCACCCACTCCAACGGCCCGGGTCTGACGGCCGTACGCCTGGAGACCAAGGACGGCGCGATCGTCCTGGACCGGGCGGACGGGGCGCTGGCCACCCTGTGCATGCCGGGTCAGCCCGACCGCGCGGTGGCGCTCAAGCGCCGCGACACGGCCGAGCTGCTGGCGGAGGAACTCCGCCGGCTGGACCCGGACAACACGTACGAGGCCTCGCTGAAGTTCGGCGTGGAAGGCCTGGCCGGTCCGGCGGACGCCCCGGTCGCCGCCCCGGCGGCGCCCGCGGCCGAAGCCCCCGCGGCGAAGAAGGCCCCGGCGGCGAAGCCCGCCGCCAAACCGGCCGCGGCGAAGAAGACCGCGGCCAAGTGAGCACGGCGTGCCGCCGTACGCGCCCCCACACGGGGGCGGGTGCGGCGGCACGCCCGTTCTCCCCGCACCCCTGACCCCTGACCTCTGATCAAGAAGGCGGCACCATCATGGGCATGACGACTCCTCAGGTCGTCGTCCACCGGGACAAGGAACTGATGGCGCAGGCCGCCGCGGCCCGGCTGATCACGAAGATCGTCGACGCCCAGGCCGCCCGTGGCAGCGCCTCCGTCGTCCTCACGGGCGGCCGCAACGGCAACGGCCTGCTGGCCGCCCTCGCCGCCGCCCCCGCCCGGGACGCGATCGACTGGTCCCGCATCGACCTGTGGTGGGGCGACGAGCGCTACGTCCCCGCCGACGACCCCGAGCGCAACCACACCCAGGCCCGCGCCGCCCTGCTGGACTCCGTCCCCGTCGACCCGGCGCGCGTGCACGTCATGCCCGCCTCCGACGGCCCGTACGGCTCGGACGTGGACGCGGCCGCCGCGGGCTACGCCGAGGAGCTGCGCAGGGCCTCCGCGCCCGAGGACCACGGCCCGGTGCCCCGCTTCGACGTGCTGATGCTGGGCGTGGGCCCGGACACCCACGTGGCGTCCCTGTTCCCCGAGCACCCCGCCGCCCGGGAGACCGAGCGCACGGTGGTCGGCGTGCACGGCGCGCCCAAGCCGCCGCCCACCCGGATCTCCCTCACCCTCCCGGCCATCCGGGCCGCGCGCGAGGTGTGGCTGCTGGCCGCCGGTGAGGACAAGGCGGGCGCGGTGGCCGTGGCGCTCGGCGGGGCGGGCGCGGTCCAGGCCCCGGCCGCCGCCGCGTACGGGCGCTCGCGCACCCTGTGGCTGCTGGACCGCGCGGCCGCCGCGAAGCTGCCGCCCGCGCTGTACCCGCCGGCCTCCGCCTGAGACGCCCGGCTCCGCACGCGAGAGCGCCCCGCACCGTCCGGTGCGGGGCGCTCTGGCGTCCGTACGGTCTCGGGTCTCCCCGAGGGATCAGCGGCCGCGCAGCTCGCGGTACGTGGCCACCAGGGCCCGCGTGGAGGCGTCCAGGCCCGGCACCTCGGCGCCCTCCGTGAGCGCGGGCTCGACCCGCCTGGCCAGGACCTTGCCCAGCTCGACGCCCCACTGGTCGAAGGAGTCGATGTTCCACACCGCGCCCTGGACGAACACCTTGTGCTCGTAGAGCGCGATGAGCTGGCCCAGGACCGCCGGGGTCAGGTCCTTCGCCAGGATCGTGGTCGTCGGGTGGTTGCCCTGGAAGGTCTTGTGCGGGACGAGTTCCTCGGGCACGCCCTCCGCGCGGACCTCGTCGGGCGTCTTGCCGAAGGCCAGCGCCTGGGTCTGCGCGAAGAAGTTCGCCATCAGCAGGTCGTGCTGGGCGGCGAGGGCCGGGGAGAGCGCCTCGACCGGGCGGGCGAAGCCGATGAAATCCGCGGGGATCAGCTTCGTGCCCTGGTGGAGCAACTGGTAGTAGGCGTGCTGCCCGTTGGTGCCGGGCGTGCCCCACACGACGGGTCCGGTCTGCCAGTCCACCGGATTGCCCTCGCGGTCCACGGACTTGCCGTTGGACTCCATGTCCAGCTGCTGCAAGTAGGCGGTGAACCGGGACAGGTAGTGGCTGTACGGGAGGACCGCGTGCGCCTGCGCGTCGTGGAAGCCGCCGTACCAGATCCCCAACAGGCCCAGCAGGAGAGGGGCGTTCTCCTCGGGGGGCGCGGTGCGGAAGTGCCGGTCCATCTCCAGGAAGCCCTGGAGCATCTGCTCGAAGGCCTCGGGGCCGATCGCCACCATGAGGGAGAGCCCGATGGCCGAGTCGAGGGAGTAGCGCCCGCCGACCCAGTCCCAGAACTCGAACATGTTGGCCGGATCGATGCCGAAGTCGGTGACCTTCTCGGCATTGGTCGACAGGGCGACGAAGTGCCGTGCCACGGCCGCCTTGTCCCCGCCGAGGCCCGCCAGCAGCCACTCCCGCGCCGAGGTGGCGTTGGTGATCGTCTCGATGGTGGTGAAGGTCTTCGAGGCGATGATGAAGAGGGTCTCGGCCGGGTCCAGGCCCAGCAGGGCCTCGTGCAGGTCCGCGCCGTCCACGTTGGAGACGAAGCGCAGGCTCAGCTCCCGGTCGGTGAAGGCGCGCAGCGCCTCGTACGCCATCGCCGGACCGAGGTCGGAGCCGCCGATGCCGATGTTGACGACGTTCTTGATCCGCTCGCCGGTGAAGCCGAGCCACTCCCCCGACCGGATCCGGTCGGCGAAGGTCCCCATCTTGTCCAGGACCGCGTACACGCCGGGGACGACGTTCTCGCCGTCCACCTCGACCACGGTGTCCTGCGAGGCCCGCAGCGCGGTGTGCAGGACCGCCCGGTCCTCGGTCTTGTTGATCTTCTCGCCGCTGAACATCCGCTCGCGCAGCCGCTCCACGCCCGTCGCGGCGGCGAGTTCGCGCAGCAGCCGGAGCGTCTCGTCGGTCACGAGGTGCTTCGAGTAGTCGATGTGCAGGTCGCCGGCCCGCAGGGTGTACCCGGTGCCCCGGCCCGGGTCGGCTTCGAACAGCTCCCGCAGATGCGTCTGTCCCAGCTCTTCCCGGTGCTTGCCGAGTGCCAGCCACTCCGGCGTCCGGTTGAGCCTCGTGCGTCCGTCTGCGTTCATCTCGGACATCAACCCACTTCTTCCGTCCTGTTGTGCCCCGCCGGACTCCAACCTAAGGGATCGGAAGCCGGACAACACACACAAAGAGACCCGGCCCGCGGAAGAAGCTCTTCCGCGGGCCGGGCCCGAAGTCTTGGGTCAGATCTCGCCGCGGAGCTTGGCGAGGGCTTCGGCGAGGATCGCCTCGCCGTCCGCGTCCGTGCGCCGCTCCCGTACGTACGCCAGGTGCGTCTTGTACGGCTCGGTGCGCGGCGGCGCCGGGGGGCTGTCCCGGTCCTGGCCTGCGGGGAACCCGCAGCGCGGGCAGTCCCAGGTGTCCGGCACCTGTGCGTCGCTGGCGAAGCTGGGCTGCGTCTCGTGCCCGTTCGAGCACCAGAAGGAGATGCGCAGGCGGGGCGCGGACTCGCCGCGCTCGGCCTCGCCCATCGGCCCCGCTCCGACCCGGCTTCCACGGATCGCGTTGCCACTTGCCACGGTCGTAACTCCCTGCGTGATGGTGCCGCGAAGCGTGAAATGGAATTCCGCCGCGGGCGCCCCAGTCTACGTAAGGCCCAACGCGCGTCCAGTGACCGGAGTTACTACTTCCGGACCACTGACGCGGACCTCATGATAGATCGGGCGGAGCCTGCCGGACCGCCGAAATGGCCGGATCGTTCAGTTGCCGTTCGACTTCATCAGCAGACCGAGCGCGACGATGCACCCGAACCAGAGCAGTCCGATCACCATCGTGATGCGGTCGAGGTTGCGCTCGGCGACCGAGGAGCCGCCGACGGACGACTGCATGCCGCCTCCGAACATGTCGGAGAGGCCGCCGCCCTTGCCCTTGTGCATCAGCACCAGGAGCATCAGCAGCAGG
This is a stretch of genomic DNA from Streptomyces sp. NBC_00536. It encodes these proteins:
- the pgi gene encoding glucose-6-phosphate isomerase, whose protein sequence is MNADGRTRLNRTPEWLALGKHREELGQTHLRELFEADPGRGTGYTLRAGDLHIDYSKHLVTDETLRLLRELAAATGVERLRERMFSGEKINKTEDRAVLHTALRASQDTVVEVDGENVVPGVYAVLDKMGTFADRIRSGEWLGFTGERIKNVVNIGIGGSDLGPAMAYEALRAFTDRELSLRFVSNVDGADLHEALLGLDPAETLFIIASKTFTTIETITNATSAREWLLAGLGGDKAAVARHFVALSTNAEKVTDFGIDPANMFEFWDWVGGRYSLDSAIGLSLMVAIGPEAFEQMLQGFLEMDRHFRTAPPEENAPLLLGLLGIWYGGFHDAQAHAVLPYSHYLSRFTAYLQQLDMESNGKSVDREGNPVDWQTGPVVWGTPGTNGQHAYYQLLHQGTKLIPADFIGFARPVEALSPALAAQHDLLMANFFAQTQALAFGKTPDEVRAEGVPEELVPHKTFQGNHPTTTILAKDLTPAVLGQLIALYEHKVFVQGAVWNIDSFDQWGVELGKVLARRVEPALTEGAEVPGLDASTRALVATYRELRGR
- the pgl gene encoding 6-phosphogluconolactonase — its product is MTTPQVVVHRDKELMAQAAAARLITKIVDAQAARGSASVVLTGGRNGNGLLAALAAAPARDAIDWSRIDLWWGDERYVPADDPERNHTQARAALLDSVPVDPARVHVMPASDGPYGSDVDAAAAGYAEELRRASAPEDHGPVPRFDVLMLGVGPDTHVASLFPEHPAARETERTVVGVHGAPKPPPTRISLTLPAIRAAREVWLLAAGEDKAGAVAVALGGAGAVQAPAAAAYGRSRTLWLLDRAAAAKLPPALYPPASA
- a CDS encoding RNA polymerase-binding protein RbpA, encoding MASGNAIRGSRVGAGPMGEAERGESAPRLRISFWCSNGHETQPSFASDAQVPDTWDCPRCGFPAGQDRDSPPAPPRTEPYKTHLAYVRERRTDADGEAILAEALAKLRGEI
- the secG gene encoding preprotein translocase subunit SecG — its product is MIMGFSIALIVFSLLLMLLVLMHKGKGGGLSDMFGGGMQSSVGGSSVAERNLDRITMVIGLLWFGCIVALGLLMKSNGN
- the opcA gene encoding glucose-6-phosphate dehydrogenase assembly protein OpcA, whose product is MKIDLTETTSSKINAALVQARRDIGTPAIGMVLTLVIVTDEENAYDALKSATDAAHEHPSRILVVIKRVSRSPRSRRDARLDAEIRVGADSGSGETVVLRLHGELVDHAQSVVLPLLLPDAPVVVWWPQGAPANLAGDPLGALGQRRITDTYASEEPVGALAGRAAAYAPGDTDLSWTRITPWRSMLAAALDQQKALRIVSATVEGEDENPSCELLAMWLADRLEVPVKRTHSNGPGLTAVRLETKDGAIVLDRADGALATLCMPGQPDRAVALKRRDTAELLAEELRRLDPDNTYEASLKFGVEGLAGPADAPVAAPAAPAAEAPAAKKAPAAKPAAKPAAAKKTAAK
- the zwf gene encoding glucose-6-phosphate dehydrogenase; its protein translation is MLSVNGANPLRDAQDRRLPRIAGPSGLVIFGVTGDLSRKKLMPAVYDLANRGLLPPGFSLIGFARREWQDEDFAQEVHDAVKQHARTPFREEVWQQLVQGCRFVQGDFDDDEAFETLKSTIEELDKAQGTGGNFAFYLSVPPKFFPKVVAQLKKHGLADQKEGSWRRAVIEKPFGHDLTSAQELNQLVHDVFPPNEVFRIDHYLGKETVQNILALRFANTMFEPIWNRSYVDHVQITMAEDIGIGGRAGYYDGIGAARDVIQNHLLQLLALTAMEEPGSFHPKALVAEKLKVLTAVELPEDLGKHTVRGQYSAAWQGGEKVVGYLEEDGIDPKSKTDTYAAIRLEINNRRWAGVPFYLRTGKRLGRRVTEIAVVFKRAPYLPFESGATEELGQNALVIRVQPDEGVTVRFGSKVPGTSMEVRDVTMDFAYGESFTESSPEAYERLILDVLLGDANLFPRHQEVELSWNILDPIEKYWDTHGKPAQYPSGTWGPVEADEMLARDGRSWRRP